In a single window of the Luteolibacter sp. Y139 genome:
- a CDS encoding beta strand repeat-containing protein, whose product MTSRASLQALALLCTAAPASFAANLYWDNVGGTANDWSGVSNWSTVVGGGTDPAAVPGASDLAIFSASTVAAAQTVNLNADRPVLGLSFTSGQAHSLLGGGTNRTLTTGASGIDKTGAGAMTIGSATAGQQVAITISGAQTWSNSNNTGAIVVQNNITPLSAAAGTVLTLGGTSTAANQINGVIANNTATGVTSIVKSGAGQWGLGNTTTAVANTFTGGVTINAGTLRIERPTAAATLTTLGTGAVTVNSGATLHFFTGSSANNLTHANAITLNSGTIFFEDGNTVLSGTVGLTGNNTIRGRWDDKDLTMSGIVSGNGGITKINTTATGAVELILSGANTFSSASTGGVLTVNGGYVRLANANALGNTPTIFANNTQAASTVGVRLAGGITIGSGRTLILRNGTNVANDQRAALDNITGNNTWAGSIVVESPVAGVRNQTLTSSAGTLTITGNVYNSNVLPSAGIFLRGAGTGVMNGNFYLGSAQIAKTDGGTWTINSTGNNQGSTTVAVGNVVLNNTNALEPNKPLVLGQGDAQNGTLTINAGFTQHFSTIDTATGTNGAHVITGAGSLDTGSSPVTVTVVDGTAADDLTIASGVIGTGGISKVGPGALALNGNTVNAPFAVSAGAIGGNGTFASNLSVNSGGTLRPGTATSAGTINASTLTLNSGALAVNLGTGGNDLINVTSPGGLSKSGTTTINITPLGTINTASTFYPIISYTGASPGTSGLALGALPSRVAGSLTDNGSAIGLTATNDQVRWVGNLSNTWDVNTTQNWQTVTGAAATNYLQGDSLLFTDASSNTSISLGVAVTPAQVDFQNTSGGPAYTLSGAGSLSGGMNFIKSGTGLVTLNGTAAHSYSGTTTIGAGTLAVSGATSSLTGTSGVDVASGATLRLFSANADFGFTRPLSGAGIVEIDANTSGTAGARNVTLTGTSPGFSGTLRLNPSGNLAANGSFRLNSVTQGALGTAYVEVNPRGQLWVSGTVGNNATISGYGYQEAGGGTATAVATGADGSSPTLPSGTYAGNSGVGAIRLDNATMTGNILLSGDSKISALNNTGTLAGNLSNVSSSDDLVVGGGNNGTTIQLTGNNSALERIWVNGGGTTGTNTLVVGNNTTTGTLGTGDVVLFQDASAAGLRVQRSDGYSMPAGVNVIAARDATATNLTKSFLHANSTGTGLTIGGLGSNIIDLSDGTNGGTVSVGTNLTGAILNINSGTTMETRSFWVGEAANNSATVNQNSGSVALNGVNTDTNNNLRLGHWGTETSTYNMAGGTLTFGSPAPATTPSATGELAGGIYVGVDGTGVFNQSGGTVSTNFVVLDNRGDTAAGTNMPTGIDQFNITGGALELKSAYGLIARNGTTAISFGGGTVRNTAGDGTDVAINGIVGTSGNTTLDTVNATRKISLMNNITGTGTLTGTGGGTINLNPDSNATRTGTSTGTGTQSITANLAGSNPVAKQGIGTTTLAGTNTLTGATAVNFGRLNLTGTIASSALTVDNGALLGGEGTAASVTFGATAGDSTDVFIDGLTSGALTSTGALTVNGTLYVNLNGTPANSGTITVLNHGGTTATASNFLLMDAADYRSSTFNVTANKVTLDYSKKDLVWDGSTDTWEIGGADNDWNNASNDNFFTGDKVTFGDSFISGNQTLFMAGALKPSSVVFSANTFDYDLSGTPGNGIGGTASVSKTGDGNLTLGGDNTFTGGLTISNGTVNLSSATALGATGGQITVTAGGQLNMKGFSPASSGRNYSLTIAGDGSDGFGNGAITNDIASVAVNSGLQNLTLSGNATVGVYSGTLPNGNRLDFGVGGAINGNGFILTKTGDAMVGLRGPSTNISYIVAQGTLRAEDNDLAFGNAVQVNTGATLDSWTNRTFATPVTFKTGSTLLSSSGTANWTGSLVVEGDLTLGGAGNVNLTQPLIDVGTGVLTKSGAGTVILSSGNFFNRKVNVTGGVLRIPTDDGLGVAPGSPVADSLTLQGGGKIQAGNATTGVDMTLNTNRGITLPSGDGGFQVWTGFTLNYAGAVTGVGNFAKADGGTLNYTGTASHTGATNFSAGITNLNGASIPSTSGFNVTGGTTNLNAGSVVTTAGITSLGTGTLNIAGGSLTTSKFIVDDGANTSTTVNHTAGSVTITGNVNTNDNQASFLFGHWGGGNLGTYNLSGGTLTSLAAEMSFGWDSTASVFNQTGGTANLLGVDFGNGRNNNAVYTLNGGRLNLGANGMTTNGNKSFNFGSGTLGAFADWTSGQALSMSGTVTPSTINTLDSVDGTTARNVTLSGLLSGNGGLVKSGAGVLTLNRTGAASNTFSGGLTVNAGTVKLFGNNDGASVAGSGTVTINAGATVEANSANTLGLGTGAALAPVVINGGSFLADQYSHMNSITMTAGTVGVRTGVTQVDGLDMRVRNTVNPAVTSLASASLASISSKMTLTNNLTVTVADGAAATDLQVSGVIVGGGTLTKAGTGTLELTGVNTYTGATSVNAGLLKVNTGSLGNTAVTVATTGTLGGTGSIAGATTVQSGGTLAPGNSAGTLNFGSTVNLQTGSTYAVEITGAVTSDKVVATGILTANGTIAVTLNGYTPTGGETFDIADAASITGTPTFDFSGAVLGGGLTWDTTAFATTGVIKVSGGSDPYTAWAALYGATGGKAGDDDNDGENNLLEFATNSNPVSGTSRSRAYGRMHVLGAENVLTYTVAVRKSAVFASGSPDASKREATKDGVKYSIEASNEVGIWNVVVVTELAPVDAAAVQAAFSPALPTLDADWEWHTFRTDGGAPADPRDFVRLNATQAP is encoded by the coding sequence ATGACCTCCAGAGCCTCCCTTCAGGCGCTGGCGTTGCTTTGCACCGCTGCGCCCGCCTCCTTCGCCGCGAATCTTTACTGGGACAATGTCGGCGGCACCGCCAACGACTGGTCCGGAGTTTCCAACTGGTCGACTGTCGTCGGCGGTGGAACCGATCCCGCGGCCGTGCCCGGTGCGAGTGACCTGGCGATTTTCAGCGCCTCGACCGTGGCCGCCGCGCAGACGGTGAATTTGAATGCCGACCGCCCTGTGCTCGGCTTGAGCTTCACCTCCGGCCAAGCGCATTCGCTGCTGGGCGGTGGCACGAACCGGACGCTGACGACCGGCGCCAGCGGCATCGATAAGACCGGAGCGGGCGCGATGACGATCGGCTCCGCGACGGCTGGCCAGCAGGTGGCAATCACGATCAGCGGCGCGCAGACCTGGTCGAACAGCAACAACACCGGCGCGATCGTGGTGCAGAACAACATCACGCCGTTGAGCGCGGCGGCAGGCACTGTCTTGACGCTCGGAGGGACGAGCACGGCTGCGAACCAGATCAACGGGGTGATCGCCAACAACACGGCGACCGGCGTGACCAGCATCGTGAAAAGCGGTGCGGGCCAGTGGGGACTGGGTAATACGACCACCGCGGTGGCGAACACCTTCACCGGCGGCGTCACGATCAACGCGGGCACGCTGCGCATCGAGCGGCCCACCGCAGCGGCGACGCTGACCACGCTCGGCACCGGTGCAGTGACGGTGAACAGCGGAGCGACGCTTCATTTCTTCACCGGCAGCTCGGCGAACAATCTCACCCATGCAAATGCGATCACGCTCAACAGCGGCACGATCTTCTTCGAGGATGGCAATACCGTGCTGTCCGGCACGGTGGGTCTAACCGGGAACAACACGATCCGCGGCCGTTGGGATGACAAGGACCTGACGATGTCCGGCATCGTTTCCGGCAACGGCGGCATCACCAAGATCAACACCACCGCCACAGGTGCGGTGGAATTGATCCTGTCCGGAGCGAACACCTTCTCCAGTGCCTCGACCGGTGGCGTGCTCACGGTGAACGGCGGCTATGTCCGTCTCGCCAATGCCAACGCGCTCGGCAACACGCCGACGATCTTCGCGAACAACACGCAGGCGGCCTCGACGGTCGGCGTGAGGCTTGCCGGTGGCATCACGATCGGCTCCGGCCGCACCCTGATCCTGCGCAATGGCACCAACGTGGCCAACGACCAGCGCGCCGCGCTCGACAACATCACCGGCAACAACACGTGGGCCGGCTCGATCGTGGTGGAAAGCCCGGTGGCCGGCGTGCGCAACCAGACGCTCACTTCCTCCGCGGGCACGCTCACGATCACCGGCAATGTCTACAACAGCAACGTGCTGCCCTCCGCGGGGATCTTCCTGCGCGGTGCGGGCACCGGCGTGATGAACGGCAACTTCTACCTCGGAAGCGCCCAGATCGCGAAGACCGACGGCGGCACGTGGACGATCAACTCCACCGGCAACAACCAGGGCTCGACGACCGTCGCGGTCGGCAACGTGGTGCTGAACAACACCAACGCGCTGGAGCCTAACAAGCCACTGGTGCTCGGCCAGGGCGATGCTCAGAACGGCACACTGACGATCAATGCCGGCTTCACGCAGCACTTCTCGACCATCGATACCGCCACCGGCACCAATGGCGCGCATGTCATCACCGGTGCGGGCTCGCTGGATACCGGTTCTTCGCCGGTGACGGTGACCGTGGTCGATGGCACCGCAGCGGATGACCTGACGATCGCTTCCGGTGTGATTGGCACGGGTGGCATCAGCAAGGTGGGCCCGGGTGCGCTGGCGCTGAATGGCAACACCGTGAATGCGCCGTTTGCAGTGAGCGCGGGTGCGATCGGTGGCAATGGCACCTTCGCCAGCAATCTTTCCGTGAACTCCGGTGGCACGCTTCGTCCCGGCACCGCGACCAGCGCGGGCACGATCAATGCCAGCACGCTTACCCTGAACAGCGGCGCGCTCGCCGTGAACCTCGGCACGGGCGGCAATGACTTGATCAACGTGACCAGCCCCGGCGGCCTGAGCAAGAGCGGCACGACCACGATCAACATCACGCCGCTCGGCACGATCAACACGGCCTCGACGTTCTATCCGATCATTTCCTACACCGGTGCCTCGCCGGGCACCTCTGGTCTCGCGCTCGGTGCCTTGCCCTCGCGTGTTGCAGGCAGCCTGACGGACAATGGTTCGGCGATCGGCCTCACCGCGACCAATGATCAGGTCCGCTGGGTGGGCAATCTTTCCAATACCTGGGACGTCAACACGACGCAGAACTGGCAAACGGTGACAGGTGCCGCCGCGACGAATTACCTGCAGGGCGACTCGCTGCTCTTCACGGATGCGAGCTCCAACACCTCGATCTCGCTCGGCGTGGCAGTGACTCCGGCGCAGGTGGATTTCCAGAACACGTCCGGCGGTCCGGCCTACACGCTGTCCGGTGCCGGCTCACTGAGCGGCGGCATGAACTTCATCAAGAGCGGCACCGGATTGGTCACGCTCAATGGCACGGCGGCTCATTCGTATAGCGGCACCACCACGATCGGTGCGGGCACGCTGGCGGTGAGCGGAGCTACCAGCAGCCTCACCGGCACCAGCGGCGTGGATGTCGCGTCCGGTGCGACGCTGCGCTTGTTCTCGGCGAATGCGGACTTCGGCTTTACGCGTCCACTCAGTGGCGCGGGCATCGTGGAGATCGATGCGAATACCAGTGGCACCGCCGGTGCTCGCAATGTCACGCTCACGGGCACCAGCCCGGGCTTCAGCGGCACGCTGCGGCTGAATCCATCCGGGAACCTCGCGGCCAATGGCAGCTTCCGCTTGAACAGCGTGACGCAGGGAGCCCTGGGCACTGCTTATGTGGAAGTGAACCCGCGCGGCCAGCTGTGGGTCAGCGGCACGGTGGGGAACAATGCCACCATCAGCGGCTACGGTTATCAGGAAGCTGGCGGCGGCACGGCAACCGCCGTGGCGACCGGAGCCGATGGCAGCTCGCCGACTCTTCCGAGCGGCACCTATGCCGGCAATAGCGGCGTCGGTGCGATCCGTCTCGATAACGCGACGATGACGGGCAATATCCTGCTCTCGGGCGATTCGAAGATCTCGGCGCTCAACAACACCGGCACGCTGGCGGGAAATCTGAGCAATGTTTCCTCGAGCGATGATCTGGTCGTCGGCGGTGGCAACAACGGCACCACCATCCAGCTCACCGGCAACAACTCCGCTCTCGAGCGCATCTGGGTGAATGGTGGCGGCACCACCGGCACCAACACGCTCGTGGTGGGCAACAACACGACCACCGGCACGCTCGGCACCGGCGATGTGGTTCTGTTCCAGGATGCATCGGCTGCGGGCCTGCGCGTGCAGCGCAGCGATGGCTACTCGATGCCTGCGGGCGTGAACGTCATCGCCGCACGCGATGCCACCGCGACCAACCTGACCAAGTCCTTCCTGCATGCGAACAGCACCGGCACCGGACTCACCATCGGCGGCCTCGGCTCGAACATCATCGACCTTTCGGATGGCACCAATGGTGGCACCGTGAGCGTCGGCACGAATCTAACGGGTGCCATCCTCAACATCAATTCCGGCACCACGATGGAAACCCGCAGCTTCTGGGTGGGTGAGGCGGCGAACAACTCCGCCACGGTCAACCAGAACTCCGGCTCGGTGGCGCTCAACGGCGTCAACACCGATACCAACAACAACCTGCGGCTCGGCCACTGGGGCACGGAGACGTCCACCTACAACATGGCGGGCGGCACCCTGACCTTCGGTTCTCCCGCGCCTGCGACCACGCCTTCGGCCACGGGGGAACTCGCCGGCGGCATTTACGTCGGCGTCGATGGAACCGGCGTCTTCAATCAATCCGGCGGCACGGTTTCCACGAACTTCGTGGTGCTGGACAACCGCGGTGACACCGCCGCCGGCACCAACATGCCGACCGGCATCGACCAGTTCAACATCACCGGTGGCGCGCTCGAACTGAAGTCTGCCTACGGCCTCATCGCCCGCAATGGCACCACCGCGATCAGCTTCGGCGGCGGCACCGTCCGCAACACTGCGGGCGATGGCACGGACGTGGCGATTAACGGCATCGTCGGCACCTCGGGCAACACCACGCTCGATACCGTCAATGCCACCCGCAAGATCAGCCTGATGAACAACATCACCGGCACCGGCACGCTCACCGGCACCGGCGGCGGCACGATCAACCTGAACCCGGACAGCAATGCGACCCGCACCGGCACCTCGACCGGCACCGGCACGCAATCGATCACCGCAAACCTGGCGGGCTCGAACCCGGTGGCCAAGCAGGGCATCGGCACCACCACCCTTGCGGGAACGAACACGCTCACCGGTGCGACGGCGGTGAACTTCGGTCGCCTCAATCTCACGGGCACGATTGCGAGTTCCGCGCTGACCGTGGACAATGGCGCCTTGCTCGGTGGCGAAGGCACCGCGGCCTCGGTCACCTTCGGTGCGACCGCCGGGGATAGCACCGATGTCTTCATCGACGGCCTTACTTCCGGTGCGCTCACGTCCACCGGCGCGTTGACGGTGAATGGCACGCTCTACGTCAATCTGAACGGCACGCCTGCCAACTCCGGCACCATCACGGTGCTCAATCACGGCGGCACTACGGCGACCGCGTCGAACTTCCTCCTGATGGACGCCGCGGACTATCGCTCGAGCACCTTCAACGTGACGGCGAACAAGGTCACGCTGGACTACTCGAAGAAGGATCTGGTCTGGGATGGCAGCACCGACACCTGGGAAATCGGCGGGGCTGACAACGACTGGAACAATGCTTCTAACGACAACTTCTTCACCGGTGACAAGGTGACCTTCGGGGACAGCTTCATCTCGGGGAACCAGACGCTGTTCATGGCCGGCGCGCTGAAGCCGAGCTCGGTGGTCTTCTCCGCGAACACCTTCGACTACGACCTGTCGGGAACGCCGGGCAATGGCATCGGTGGCACGGCTTCGGTCAGCAAGACGGGCGATGGCAACTTGACTCTGGGCGGTGACAATACCTTCACTGGCGGGCTGACGATCTCCAATGGCACGGTGAACCTTTCCTCCGCGACGGCCCTCGGCGCGACCGGTGGACAGATCACGGTGACCGCCGGTGGCCAGCTGAACATGAAGGGCTTCAGCCCGGCTTCCAGCGGCCGCAATTACTCGCTAACGATCGCGGGCGACGGCTCCGATGGCTTTGGCAATGGAGCGATCACGAACGACATCGCCTCCGTTGCCGTCAATTCGGGCCTGCAGAACCTGACGCTGAGTGGCAATGCGACCGTCGGCGTCTACAGCGGCACGCTGCCGAATGGCAACCGCCTCGACTTCGGCGTGGGTGGTGCGATCAACGGCAACGGCTTCATCCTGACCAAGACGGGTGACGCCATGGTCGGCCTGCGCGGTCCATCGACGAACATTTCCTACATCGTCGCCCAGGGCACGCTGCGTGCGGAAGACAACGACCTCGCGTTCGGCAATGCGGTGCAGGTGAATACCGGAGCCACGCTCGACAGCTGGACCAACCGCACCTTTGCCACGCCGGTCACCTTCAAGACCGGTTCCACGTTGCTCTCCTCGAGTGGCACGGCGAACTGGACCGGATCGCTGGTGGTGGAAGGCGACCTCACCCTCGGTGGCGCGGGCAACGTCAACCTCACCCAGCCGCTGATCGACGTCGGCACCGGAGTGCTCACCAAGAGCGGTGCCGGCACGGTCATCCTCTCGTCGGGCAACTTCTTCAACCGCAAGGTCAACGTCACCGGCGGCGTCCTGCGGATCCCGACCGATGATGGGCTCGGTGTGGCTCCCGGTTCTCCGGTGGCCGACTCGCTCACCTTGCAGGGCGGCGGCAAGATCCAGGCTGGCAATGCCACCACCGGTGTGGACATGACGCTGAACACCAACCGCGGGATCACCCTGCCTTCCGGCGATGGTGGCTTCCAGGTGTGGACGGGTTTCACACTGAACTACGCGGGCGCGGTCACCGGTGTGGGTAACTTCGCCAAGGCCGATGGCGGCACGCTGAACTACACGGGCACCGCTTCCCACACCGGCGCCACCAATTTCAGCGCGGGCATCACCAACCTCAACGGCGCGTCGATCCCGTCCACCAGCGGCTTCAATGTGACCGGCGGCACCACGAACCTGAACGCGGGCTCGGTGGTGACGACGGCTGGCATTACCAGCCTCGGCACCGGCACGCTGAACATCGCGGGCGGTTCGCTGACCACGAGCAAGTTCATCGTGGATGACGGAGCGAATACCTCGACCACCGTCAATCACACGGCTGGCTCGGTGACCATCACCGGCAACGTAAATACCAATGACAACCAGGCGTCGTTCCTCTTCGGCCACTGGGGCGGGGGCAACCTCGGCACGTATAACCTGAGCGGCGGCACGCTGACCTCGCTCGCTGCGGAGATGAGCTTCGGCTGGGATTCCACCGCATCGGTCTTCAACCAGACCGGCGGCACCGCGAACCTGCTGGGCGTCGACTTCGGCAACGGCCGCAACAACAACGCGGTCTACACGCTGAACGGCGGCCGACTGAACCTGGGTGCCAATGGCATGACCACGAATGGCAACAAGTCGTTCAACTTCGGCAGCGGCACGCTTGGAGCCTTCGCCGATTGGACGTCCGGCCAGGCGCTCTCGATGAGTGGCACGGTCACGCCATCGACGATCAACACGCTCGATTCGGTGGACGGCACCACCGCGCGCAACGTCACCCTCAGCGGCTTGCTTTCCGGCAACGGCGGACTGGTGAAGAGCGGCGCGGGTGTCCTGACACTCAACCGCACCGGGGCGGCTTCCAATACCTTCTCTGGCGGTCTTACCGTCAATGCGGGCACGGTGAAGCTCTTCGGCAACAACGACGGCGCCAGCGTCGCGGGCTCCGGCACGGTGACCATCAATGCCGGTGCCACGGTGGAGGCGAACAGCGCCAACACCCTCGGCCTCGGCACGGGCGCAGCGCTCGCACCGGTGGTGATCAATGGCGGCTCCTTCCTGGCCGACCAATACAGCCACATGAACTCCATCACGATGACGGCCGGCACGGTCGGGGTGCGCACGGGAGTCACTCAGGTGGATGGCCTGGACATGCGCGTTCGCAACACCGTCAACCCGGCGGTGACGAGCCTGGCCAGTGCCTCGCTTGCATCGATCAGCTCGAAGATGACGCTCACCAACAACCTCACCGTGACGGTGGCGGATGGTGCGGCGGCGACCGACTTGCAGGTCAGCGGCGTGATCGTCGGCGGAGGCACCTTGACCAAGGCGGGCACGGGCACGCTGGAACTTACCGGCGTGAATACCTACACCGGCGCCACCAGCGTGAACGCCGGCCTCCTGAAGGTGAATACCGGCTCGCTCGGCAATACCGCCGTGACCGTGGCTACCACCGGCACGCTCGGTGGCACGGGCTCGATCGCTGGTGCGACCACCGTCCAGAGCGGTGGCACGCTGGCTCCGGGCAATAGCGCGGGCACGCTGAACTTCGGCTCGACGGTGAACCTCCAGACCGGATCCACCTATGCGGTGGAGATCACCGGCGCTGTCACCTCTGACAAGGTGGTGGCCACCGGAATCCTCACCGCCAATGGCACCATCGCCGTGACGCTGAATGGCTACACCCCGACGGGTGGCGAAACGTTCGACATCGCCGATGCTGCCAGCATCACCGGCACGCCGACCTTCGACTTCAGCGGTGCGGTGCTTGGCGGCGGCCTGACGTGGGATACCACGGCATTCGCCACCACCGGCGTGATCAAGGTGTCCGGCGGCAGCGATCCTTACACCGCCTGGGCTGCGCTCTACGGTGCGACCGGTGGCAAGGCCGGCGACGATGACAACGACGGCGAGAACAACCTGCTGGAGTTCGCCACCAACTCGAACCCGGTCAGCGGCACCTCCCGCTCCCGCGCCTACGGCAGGATGCACGTCCTCGGTGCCGAGAATGTGCTGACCTACACCGTCGCGGTTCGCAAGAGCGCGGTCTTCGCCTCCGGTTCACCGGATGCAAGCAAGCGCGAGGCGACCAAGGATGGCGTGAAGTATTCGATCGAGGCGTCCAACGAGGTGGGCATCTGGAACGTGGTCGTGGTCACCGAGCTCGCTCCGGTGGATGCGGCTGCGGTGCAGGCTGCCTTCAGCCCGGCGCTGCCGACGCTGGATGCAGATTGGGAATGGCACACCTTCCGCACGGATGGTGGCGCCCCGGCCGATCCGCGCGACTTCGTCCGCTTGAACGCGACCCAGGCACCGTGA
- a CDS encoding sugar kinase codes for MSLTLRTAASCQFDIISLGEIMLRLDPGDGRVRTTRQFTAWEGGGEYNVARGLRRCFGKRAAVVTAFADNDVGRLIEDFILQGGVDTRFVQWKPFDGIGRTIRNGLNFTERGFGIRGAKGTPDRGITAASQMKPGDVDWDDVFGKHGARWFHTGGIFAALSETTAELTIEACKKAKEYGTIVAYDLNYRPSLWKSIGGQAKAQEVNREIAKYVDVMIGNEEDFTASLGFEVEGVSEHITGIEVDNFKNMIERAVKDFPNFQVVATTLRDVHSATINDWGAVCWHAGEFFEATHRPKLEIYDRVGGGDSFASGLAYGFMEFNDAQLAVEYGAAHGALAMTTPGDTTMATVDEVKKLVGGGSARVDR; via the coding sequence ATGTCTCTAACCCTCCGCACCGCCGCTTCCTGCCAGTTCGACATCATCTCGCTGGGTGAAATCATGCTCCGTCTCGATCCCGGTGACGGCCGGGTTCGCACCACCCGCCAGTTCACCGCTTGGGAAGGCGGCGGCGAATACAACGTCGCCCGTGGCCTGCGCCGCTGCTTCGGCAAGCGCGCCGCCGTGGTCACCGCCTTCGCCGACAATGACGTGGGCCGCCTGATCGAGGACTTCATCCTGCAGGGCGGCGTGGACACCCGCTTCGTCCAGTGGAAGCCCTTCGATGGCATCGGCCGCACCATCCGCAACGGCCTGAACTTCACCGAGCGTGGCTTCGGCATCCGCGGCGCCAAGGGCACCCCGGACCGCGGCATCACCGCCGCCAGCCAGATGAAGCCCGGCGATGTCGATTGGGATGACGTCTTCGGCAAGCACGGCGCACGCTGGTTCCACACCGGCGGCATCTTCGCCGCCCTCTCGGAAACCACCGCCGAGCTCACCATCGAGGCCTGCAAGAAGGCCAAGGAATACGGCACCATCGTCGCCTATGACCTCAACTACCGCCCGTCCCTCTGGAAGTCGATCGGCGGCCAGGCGAAGGCTCAGGAAGTGAACCGCGAGATCGCCAAGTACGTCGACGTGATGATCGGCAACGAGGAAGACTTCACCGCCTCCCTCGGCTTCGAAGTCGAAGGCGTGAGCGAGCACATCACCGGCATCGAGGTGGATAACTTCAAGAACATGATCGAGCGCGCGGTGAAGGACTTCCCGAACTTCCAAGTGGTCGCCACCACCCTGCGCGATGTCCACAGCGCCACCATCAATGACTGGGGCGCGGTCTGCTGGCACGCCGGCGAGTTCTTCGAAGCCACCCACCGCCCGAAGCTCGAAATCTACGACCGCGTCGGCGGCGGCGACTCCTTCGCCTCCGGCCTCGCCTACGGCTTCATGGAGTTCAATGACGCCCAGCTGGCGGTCGAATACGGTGCCGCCCACGGCGCACTCGCCATGACCACCCCCGGCGACACCACCATGGCCACGGTCGATGAGGTTAAGAAACTCGTCGGCGGCGGCTCGGCCCGCGTGGATCGCTAA
- a CDS encoding phosphoglycerate dehydrogenase, giving the protein MPTRVLLTTCSFQDTPGPHHAQLESQGFEIVRERGPLSEARMLELAGEFDAFLCGDDAITRAVIEKSLPRLRVISKYGIGLDKIDVATTKELGIPVLFTPGVNHTTVAEHTFCLLLAMQKNLVETVNATRQGNWLRITGHELWRKRIGLIGMGRIGQEMARRAHGFDMEIHGFGNFWPDDIAQQYGVIRHDTVESLFSAVDIISPHTKLNAATHHLINRERLALMPEGSYVVNTGRGELADSAAILEALDSGRLAGYGTDVMEEEPPPADHPLLSHPKVIVTAHIGSRTFESVPRQAKKSLDNLLNFLSGNGPIACANGVIPSDE; this is encoded by the coding sequence ATGCCGACCCGCGTATTACTCACCACTTGCAGCTTTCAGGACACTCCCGGCCCCCATCACGCCCAGCTTGAGAGCCAGGGCTTTGAAATCGTCCGCGAACGCGGCCCGCTGAGCGAGGCCCGGATGCTGGAGCTCGCCGGTGAGTTCGACGCCTTCCTCTGCGGCGACGACGCCATCACCCGCGCCGTCATTGAGAAAAGCCTGCCGCGCCTCCGCGTGATCTCGAAATACGGCATCGGCCTCGACAAGATCGACGTCGCCACCACCAAGGAACTCGGCATTCCCGTCCTTTTCACCCCCGGCGTGAACCACACGACCGTCGCCGAGCACACCTTCTGCCTGCTGCTCGCGATGCAGAAAAACCTCGTCGAAACCGTCAACGCCACCCGCCAGGGAAACTGGCTGCGCATCACCGGCCACGAGCTCTGGCGCAAGCGCATCGGCCTCATCGGCATGGGCCGCATCGGCCAGGAAATGGCCCGCCGCGCCCACGGCTTCGACATGGAAATCCACGGCTTCGGCAATTTCTGGCCGGACGATATCGCCCAGCAATACGGCGTGATCCGCCATGACACGGTCGAGTCGCTCTTCTCCGCCGTGGATATCATCAGCCCGCACACCAAGTTGAATGCGGCGACCCACCACCTCATCAATCGCGAGCGTCTCGCGCTGATGCCGGAGGGCTCCTACGTCGTGAATACCGGCCGCGGCGAGCTCGCCGATTCCGCCGCGATTCTCGAAGCCCTCGATTCCGGCCGCCTTGCCGGTTATGGGACGGATGTGATGGAAGAAGAGCCCCCGCCGGCCGATCATCCCCTGCTCTCTCACCCGAAGGTCATCGTCACCGCGCACATCGGCTCCCGGACCTTCGAGAGCGTGCCGCGCCAGGCGAAGAAGTCGCTGGATAACCTCCTCAACTTCCTCTCTGGCAACGGCCCGATCGCCTGTGCCAATGGCGTGATTCCTTCCGATGAGTAA
- a CDS encoding DUF4230 domain-containing protein, producing MSTHHPELWKTLRWFALLVAVVLLAWLGMRTFERGVGGTVNGLEKVLGAITNSSTHIVEGRAEILEKSEITELALVEMKMSTTRTFENETFVLKYFSGGKKRLIIQGEYRVTAGYKLEPGVSLRMDGNTPVAKFPKPEILSVELIDYQPLSEESGWWNGITPEDRSQLLRELRQQMKIKAQESGVLDMVESTLRTRLKDLLGTGNVRVERAEN from the coding sequence ATGTCCACCCACCATCCCGAACTCTGGAAGACGCTGCGCTGGTTCGCGCTGCTGGTAGCCGTCGTGTTGCTGGCGTGGCTGGGGATGCGGACCTTCGAGCGGGGAGTGGGCGGCACCGTGAACGGATTGGAGAAGGTGCTGGGTGCCATTACCAACTCCAGCACCCACATCGTGGAGGGACGGGCGGAGATTCTGGAGAAGTCCGAGATCACCGAACTCGCGCTGGTGGAGATGAAGATGAGTACCACCCGCACCTTCGAGAACGAGACCTTCGTTTTGAAATACTTCTCCGGTGGCAAGAAGCGGCTGATCATCCAAGGCGAGTATCGCGTCACCGCTGGCTATAAGCTCGAGCCCGGGGTGTCCTTGCGAATGGACGGGAATACCCCGGTTGCGAAGTTCCCGAAGCCTGAGATCTTGTCGGTGGAGCTGATCGACTATCAGCCCTTGAGTGAGGAAAGCGGGTGGTGGAATGGCATCACACCGGAAGACCGCTCACAGCTCCTGCGAGAGCTGCGCCAGCAGATGAAGATCAAGGCCCAGGAGAGCGGTGTGCTCGATATGGTAGAGAGCACCTTGCGTACGCGCCTGAAGGATTTGTTGGGAACCGGCAATGTGCGGGTGGAACGAGCGGAGAATTGA